A stretch of the Acyrthosiphon pisum isolate AL4f chromosome A2, pea_aphid_22Mar2018_4r6ur, whole genome shotgun sequence genome encodes the following:
- the LOC100167201 gene encoding brain protein 44-like protein, whose protein sequence is MASMGKKLFEQLKSKEFRTYLMSTHFWGPIANWGIPIAALSDVRKDPELISGKMTGALCLYSIAFMRFAWKVQPRNMLLFACHATNEVAQVVQLSRFINYNYLSNKEDKKSEIA, encoded by the exons atggctTCCATGGGTAAGAAATTGTTTGAACAACTCAAGAGTAAAGAATTCCGTACTTATTTAAtgag tactcATTTTTGGGGTCCAATAGCAAATTGGGGTATACCAATAGCAGCACTATCAGATGTTAGAAAAGATCCTGAACTAATAAGTGGTAAAATGACTGgag CATTATGCTTGTATTCAATTGCATTCATGAGATTCGCGTGGAAAGTCCAACCACGTAATATGCTTTTGTTTGCTTGTCATGCAACAAATGAAGTAGCTCAAGTGGTCCAACTTTCAagattcattaattataattatttatctaataaagaggataaaaaaagtgaaatagcttaa
- the LOC100169247 gene encoding uncharacterized protein LOC100169247: MFHLTYLLFMFVSWTNAQYEWQPKDAVDEIRLKLDKINSDNCGFQPLSDIYLPEDTVSHIPDIKDVVINPVFPNRTALLHLSNMALNRGFFFSYISQARFIRPAINDTYDPGMMYYFLSTVADVSANSHINASAIYFAPNMSYSPSYRGFFNKTFPYFAPRTFRADDFNDPIHLEKMSTLNTFTVRDLGAFSNESLTKDYTSKHYGPNEWYSKWLPDNVVGRHDTKTTYQVEIRYANNTNETHTFHGPPGADDIPGPIKWTRPYFDCGRSNKWLVAAVVPIADIYPRHTGFRHVEYPTYTAVSVIEMDFERIDINQCPVSAGNSGPNRFADTAKCKEETTLCEPLDGWGFRRGGYQCRCLPGYRLGNAVRRPFLGEIIERATLEQYYSGVFDCKRIGWLQSKIVFPSQMDPYLREQYLEKNSEYKNFTPGLGSVKDSHINIHEVINSIRGVNPNNCNDYRKEDLQLLGDYGFGAHQQFANEAKMAVRLANFISAFLQISDPKEVYSGTRVADKHLSEDEMIGEALSIVMADFKIWSAGIFWDTNKFPNRTLFAPYAYKTVNYGRKVFVEDLARLNKSDEVYTNKEWFTFTKQRWSTNFDSLEKFYVKLKLRYTEEGGHLNKFEYYPTFYRAANLDHGYWSAPYYDCNGPAKDWFIRYAVPFFGWDSLKVKLEFKGAITVTMPLLNLDINQCPHKFYDPNAFKGTHKCDQRSSYCVPIQGRGYDTGGYKCECIQGYEFPFEEEDFTYFDGQMMEDEFMHMLHNNKTRYDTFKCRIAGAALPLSNVFYVMILVLCSLLMWVK, from the exons ATGTTTCACCTGAcgtatttattgtttatgttcGTCTCTTGGACGAACGCCCAGTACGAATGGCAACCTAAAGATGCGGTGGATGAAATCCGGCTTAAGTTGGACAAAATAAATTCTGATAACTGTGGTTTTCAACCGTTGAGCGATATATATTTGCCCGAAGACACTGTGTCACATATACCGGATATCAAAGATGTCGTGATCAATCCTGTTTTCCCCAATCGTACGGCTTTGCTGCATTTAAGCAACATGGCATTAAATAGAGGATTTTTCTTTAGTTACATATCACAAGCCAGATTTATACGTCCAGCAATTAATGATACATACGATCCAGGTATGATGTATTATTTCTTATCGACGGTTGCTGATGTGTCAGCTAATTCTCACATTAACGCAAGTGCCATATATTTTGCACCAAATATGTCTTATTCACCATCCTACAGAGGGTTTTTCAATAAGACATTTCCATACTTTGCTCCCAGGACATTTCG agcGGATGATTTCAACGATCCTATACATTTGGAAAAAATGTCAaccttaaatacatttactgtcAGAGATTTGGGCGCATTTTCTAATGAAAGTCTTACAAAGGATTATACATCAAAACATTATGGACCTAATGaatg gtattCAAAGTGGCTTCCTGATAATGTTGTTGGACGACATGATACTAAGACTACTTACCAAGTAGAAATTCGTTATGCCAATAATACGAATGAAACACACACATTCCATGGTCCGCCAg GGGCTGATGACATTCCTGGTCCGATTAAGTGGACAAGACCATATTTTGATTGTGGACGTAGTAACAAGTGGTTGGTAGCGGCTGTTGTACCAATAGCTGACATATATCCTCGACATACTGGATTTCGACATGTTGAATACCCTAC TTATACCGCTGTATCGGTGATAGAAATGGATTTTGAGCGGATAGACATTAATCAATGTCCTGTAAGTGCAGGAAACTCTGGTCCTAATCGTTTTGCAGATACGGCAAAATGTAAAGAAGAAACTACAtta tgtgAACCATTGGATGGTTGGGGTTTTCGGCGAGGTGGCTATCAATGTCGATGTTTACCTGGTTATCGATTAGGAAATGCAGTTCGTCGTCCATTCCTTGGAGAAATTATAGAACGAGCGACACTTGAACAATATTACAGTGGAGTATTTGACTGTAAACGTATTGgat ggcttcaaagtaaaattgttttccCAAGTCAAATGGATCCATATCTTCGTGagcaatatttagaaaaaaattctgaatacAAAAACTTTACTCCAGGATTAGGATCTGTAAAAGATTCTCATATCAATATCCATGAAGTTATTAATTCCATACGAGGAGTAAATCCAAATAATTGCAATGA ttATCGTAAGGAAGACTTACAACTCTTAGGTGACTATGGATTTGGAGCACATCAACAATTTGCCAATGAAGCTAAAATGGCTGTTCGACTTGCTAACTTTATTAGTGCATTTTTACAA atatCAGATCCAAAAGAGGTTTATTCTGGTACAAGAGTGGCTGACAAGCATTTATCTGAAGATGAAATGATTGGAGAAGCATTGTCTATTGTAATGGccgattttaaaatatggtcagCTGGTATTTTCTGGGATACAAATAAATTTCCTAATCGTACTCTTTTTGCTCCATATGCTTATAAAACAGTTAATTATGGTCGTAAGGTCTTTGTTGAAGATTTAGCCAGATTAAACAAGTctg atgaagtatatacaaataaagaATGGTTTACTTTTACAAAACAACGATGGTCTACCAATTTTGATAGTTTAGAAAAATTTTATGTCAAGTTAAAATTACGATATACTGAAGAAGGAGGCCATTTgaacaaatttgaatattatcctACCTTTTACag aGCTGCAAATTTGGATCATGGTTATTGGTCAGCTCCTTATTATGATTGTAATGGTCCTGCAAAAGATTGGTTCATTCGTTATGCCGTTCCATTTTTCGGCTGGGATAGTCTCAAGGTTAAATTGGAATTTAA aggAGCAATTACAGTTACAATGCCACTTTTGAATTTGGACATAAATCAGTGTCCTCACAAATTTTATGATCCCAATGCATTTAAAGGAACACACAAATGCGATCAACGTAGTTCATat TGTGTACCAATACAAGGGCGTGGTTACGACACCGGTGGTTACAAATGTGAATGTATACAAGGTTATGAATTTCCATTCGAGGAAGAAGATTTCACTTATTTTGACGGCCAAATGATGGAAGATGAATTTATGCACATGTtgcataacaataaaacaag GTATGATACTTTCAAATGTCGTATAGCTGGAGCTGCACTTCCTCTTAGTAATGTTTTTTACGTTATGATATTAGTTTTGTGTAGTTTACTAATGTGGGTTAAATAG